A genomic window from Ignavibacteria bacterium includes:
- a CDS encoding oxidoreductase has product MPDKPKIGFYWCASCGGCEESVVDLAEDIVMVADAVDIVFWPVAMDFKRADVEAMADGSILATMVNGAIRTSEQEEMARLIRQKSKIVIAYGSCAHMGGIPSLANEFTRQQIMEFMYQESPSVVNPEKTRPMLSVKHNSMSVTLPEIRNLVRTLDQVIDVDYYLPGCPPTPKLLKEAVLTLLSGELPPKGTVLSPDEALCDQCPRKESKPADLSFRHFYRPHAVLLDSTKCLLSQGVICMGPATRAGCEALCISGNMPCSGCFGPTSRVKDQGAKMLSSLCSNIEPKDESGIDAVLDDIPDPVGTFYRYGMASSLLRKKITEDV; this is encoded by the coding sequence ATGCCTGATAAACCGAAAATCGGATTTTACTGGTGCGCTTCCTGCGGGGGGTGTGAAGAATCAGTTGTTGATCTGGCTGAAGATATAGTGATGGTTGCTGATGCTGTTGATATTGTATTCTGGCCGGTTGCTATGGATTTTAAAAGAGCTGATGTTGAAGCCATGGCTGACGGCTCTATACTTGCCACCATGGTTAATGGCGCAATAAGGACTTCAGAGCAGGAAGAAATGGCAAGGCTCATCCGGCAAAAAAGCAAAATTGTAATTGCTTACGGTTCATGTGCGCATATGGGGGGAATTCCATCACTGGCAAATGAATTCACAAGACAGCAAATAATGGAATTTATGTACCAGGAATCTCCTTCTGTTGTTAATCCTGAAAAGACACGACCAATGTTAAGTGTAAAACATAACTCTATGAGCGTTACTCTTCCTGAGATCCGGAATCTTGTCCGCACTCTTGACCAGGTAATTGATGTTGATTATTACCTGCCCGGATGTCCTCCGACACCAAAGCTTTTGAAAGAAGCAGTGTTAACTCTGCTTTCAGGAGAACTGCCTCCAAAGGGAACTGTGCTTTCGCCTGATGAGGCATTATGTGACCAGTGCCCGCGAAAGGAATCAAAACCCGCTGACCTTTCATTCAGGCATTTCTACAGGCCGCATGCAGTGCTGCTTGATAGTACAAAATGCCTGCTTTCACAGGGCGTAATTTGTATGGGTCCGGCAACACGCGCAGGCTGCGAAGCTTTATGTATAAGCGGCAATATGCCATGCAGCGGTTGTTTTGGTCCTACGTCCAGAGTTAAAGATCAGGGTGCAAAAATGCTGTCATCACTTTGTTCAAATATAGAACCGAAGGATGAAAGCGGCATTGATGCTGTTCTTGATGATATTCCTGATCCTGTCGGAACTTTCTACAGGTACGGAATGGCTTCATCTTTACTGAGAAAAAAAATTACGGAGGATGTGTAA
- a CDS encoding hydrogenase iron-sulfur subunit, protein MPDKNVNKKFEPKIVAFFCNWCTYTAADLAGVSRLKYAPNVRVIRIMCSGRVDPQFILQAFASGADGVLIGGCHPGDCHYSEGNYKMLRRFRLLKRMLNTLGIADERLRLEWISASEGEKVKTVINEMVEQVKALGPLSIPKHILEINEELKHIPGEETGKEELAHA, encoded by the coding sequence ATGCCTGATAAAAATGTAAATAAAAAATTTGAACCCAAAATAGTTGCATTCTTTTGCAACTGGTGCACATACACTGCTGCAGATCTTGCAGGTGTATCAAGGCTTAAGTATGCCCCGAACGTAAGGGTTATACGCATCATGTGTTCAGGAAGGGTTGACCCTCAATTCATACTTCAGGCATTTGCCAGCGGTGCAGATGGTGTACTCATCGGCGGCTGCCACCCCGGAGACTGCCACTATTCAGAAGGTAACTACAAAATGCTGAGGCGGTTCCGCCTGCTAAAGCGTATGCTTAATACGCTTGGAATTGCTGATGAAAGACTGAGGCTTGAATGGATCTCCGCTTCTGAAGGAGAGAAGGTTAAAACCGTTATCAATGAAATGGTTGAACAAGTAAAAGCCCTTGGTCCGCTTTCTATTCCAAAACACATACTGGAAATTAACGAGGAATTAAAACACATTCCCGGTGAAGAAACCGGAAAGGAGGAGCTTGCTCATGCCTGA
- a CDS encoding CoB--CoM heterodisulfide reductase iron-sulfur subunit A family protein: MSENNVKFNGSPKTNGSAKAGSTPKIGFYVCHCGHNIASQVDVEEVQKFAAALPGVAVSRDYKYMCSDPGQELIQKDIKELGLNRIVVASCSPLLHEHTFRKAAEKAGLNPYFFHMVNIRENVSWVHDNKESATQKAKDLTRAAIQRVYFHKPLIKKSVPVNHDVLIVGGGIAGITAALTIANAGKHVYLVEREPTIGGHMAMFDKTFPTLDCAACILTPKMSAVKSHPNITLWTYSEVEKVEGFVGNYKVQVKRKPRYVIEELCVGCMECIDACIYKEAKYPDEFNQKLSKRKPIYIPFPQATPQVVLFDPETCIDFKSHRCKKTCIESCDRKAIDLKQVPEYKDINVGTVILTTGFKTYDAEFSPQYGYGRYPNVYTSLEVERLVNASGPTAGEIVTKDGIKPKSVGIIHCVGSRDQKAHKWCSKVCCMYSLKLAHLIKEHTGAQIYNFYIDMRTPGKGYEEFYDKLMTEGVHFVRGRVSEVTDWALVPEEENKLTIRVEDTLVGVVRRVPVDMVVLAVGLEPRKDADDIRRMFNISCSNEGWFLERHPKLAPVSTFTDGIFIAGGCQGPKDIPDSVAQAGAAAAEVLSLISAGSIELEPNTASITEAYCSGCKSCIPICPYSAISYNDESKKAYINEALCKGCGTCVAACPSGSIIQNLFDDEEIFSEIDGLLKFAGLELEETEAAHA; the protein is encoded by the coding sequence ATGTCTGAAAATAACGTTAAATTCAACGGTTCACCAAAAACCAACGGTTCAGCAAAAGCAGGCAGCACTCCAAAGATAGGTTTTTATGTTTGCCACTGCGGGCACAACATCGCTTCACAGGTTGATGTTGAAGAAGTGCAGAAATTTGCAGCTGCGCTTCCCGGGGTTGCCGTTTCTCGTGATTATAAATACATGTGTTCTGATCCCGGACAGGAGCTTATACAGAAAGATATAAAAGAGCTTGGTCTCAACAGGATAGTTGTTGCATCATGCTCACCGCTTCTGCATGAGCATACTTTCCGCAAGGCTGCCGAAAAAGCAGGTTTGAATCCATACTTTTTCCATATGGTAAATATCCGTGAAAATGTTTCATGGGTACATGATAATAAAGAATCTGCAACACAAAAAGCTAAAGATCTTACCCGCGCGGCTATACAGCGGGTATATTTCCATAAGCCGCTTATTAAAAAATCAGTACCTGTAAACCACGATGTGCTTATAGTTGGCGGGGGAATTGCAGGTATTACTGCTGCGCTTACCATAGCCAATGCCGGCAAGCATGTTTACCTTGTTGAGCGTGAGCCCACTATTGGCGGACATATGGCGATGTTCGATAAAACATTCCCGACCCTAGACTGCGCCGCATGTATTTTAACACCGAAAATGTCAGCGGTAAAATCACATCCCAATATAACACTATGGACATATTCTGAAGTTGAAAAGGTAGAAGGATTTGTGGGCAACTACAAAGTTCAGGTAAAGCGCAAACCTCGCTATGTAATAGAAGAGCTTTGTGTTGGCTGTATGGAGTGCATTGATGCCTGCATATACAAAGAAGCAAAATATCCTGATGAGTTCAACCAAAAGCTCAGCAAACGCAAGCCTATTTATATTCCTTTCCCGCAGGCTACACCGCAGGTGGTGCTCTTCGATCCTGAAACATGTATCGATTTTAAGAGCCACCGCTGCAAAAAAACCTGTATAGAGTCATGTGACAGAAAGGCTATTGACCTGAAACAGGTGCCTGAATACAAAGATATTAATGTTGGCACGGTAATTCTTACAACAGGCTTTAAAACTTATGATGCCGAATTTTCACCGCAATACGGTTACGGAAGATATCCCAATGTTTATACATCGCTTGAAGTAGAAAGGCTTGTTAACGCATCGGGTCCCACAGCTGGTGAAATTGTTACCAAGGATGGTATCAAGCCGAAATCTGTTGGAATAATTCATTGTGTTGGCTCCCGTGACCAGAAGGCGCATAAATGGTGCTCAAAGGTCTGCTGCATGTATTCGTTAAAGCTTGCTCACCTTATAAAGGAGCATACCGGCGCGCAGATTTATAACTTCTATATCGATATGCGCACACCGGGCAAAGGCTACGAAGAATTCTATGATAAGCTTATGACCGAAGGTGTACATTTTGTACGCGGCAGGGTATCTGAAGTAACTGACTGGGCATTGGTTCCTGAAGAGGAGAACAAGCTCACCATAAGGGTTGAAGATACTCTTGTTGGTGTTGTCCGCAGGGTTCCTGTTGATATGGTGGTACTGGCTGTTGGGCTTGAGCCGAGAAAAGATGCAGATGATATAAGGCGAATGTTTAATATATCCTGCTCAAACGAAGGGTGGTTCCTTGAAAGGCATCCCAAGCTTGCACCTGTAAGCACATTTACAGATGGTATCTTCATAGCAGGCGGCTGCCAGGGACCAAAGGACATACCTGACTCTGTTGCTCAGGCAGGCGCTGCTGCTGCTGAAGTGCTCTCGCTAATCAGCGCAGGAAGCATTGAGCTTGAACCTAATACAGCAAGTATTACTGAAGCATACTGCTCTGGATGCAAGTCCTGCATTCCTATCTGTCCGTATTCGGCAATATCATATAACGATGAATCCAAAAAAGCATATATAAATGAAGCTCTGTGCAAAGGCTGCGGAACCTGTGTTGCTGCATGTCCTTCAGGCTCAATTATACAGAACCTCTTTGATGATGAAGAGATATTCAGTGAAATTGACGGCCTGTTAAAATTCGCAGGGCTTGAACTTGAAGAAACGGAGGCAGCACATGCCTGA
- a CDS encoding CoB--CoM heterodisulfide reductase iron-sulfur subunit B family protein produces the protein MKYIYYPGCSLKSTGKLYEESLLAVFDALEMDYVELDDWNCCGATAYMAVDERKAFVLAARNLALAEEQLKNEPEVNIVSPCSACYMILLKTQKFLEDHPEDKAAVTKALKESGLNYTGKARVRHPIDVLVNDIGEQEITKRIKKPLKGIRVASYYGCQTVRPYSTFDDQRNPVTMDRIFKAAGAEIVDWTMKTRCCGASLTGTIQEVALPLSYIILHEAKKRRADVVTTACSLCQFNLECYQDDMNKKFKTDLKIDVIYFTQLLGIALGIDPDKLGIHRLFVQPEDIYKILEGGNRVYV, from the coding sequence ATGAAATATATATATTACCCGGGCTGTTCGTTAAAAAGCACCGGAAAGCTGTACGAAGAGTCTTTGCTGGCAGTTTTTGATGCGCTGGAAATGGATTATGTTGAGCTTGATGACTGGAACTGCTGCGGAGCAACTGCATATATGGCTGTTGATGAAAGAAAAGCATTTGTGCTTGCAGCTAGAAATCTTGCGCTGGCAGAAGAACAGCTTAAAAATGAACCTGAAGTTAATATAGTATCACCCTGCAGCGCCTGTTATATGATACTTCTTAAAACCCAGAAGTTCCTCGAAGATCACCCGGAAGATAAGGCTGCAGTTACAAAAGCATTAAAAGAATCCGGGCTTAACTATACAGGTAAAGCCAGGGTACGGCATCCGATTGATGTGCTTGTAAATGATATCGGTGAACAGGAAATAACCAAACGGATCAAAAAACCATTAAAAGGCATCCGTGTTGCTTCCTATTATGGCTGTCAGACAGTAAGGCCATATTCAACTTTTGACGACCAGAGAAACCCTGTAACTATGGACAGAATCTTTAAAGCTGCCGGTGCTGAAATAGTTGACTGGACAATGAAAACAAGATGCTGTGGCGCAAGCTTAACTGGAACAATTCAGGAAGTTGCATTGCCTTTGAGCTATATCATTCTGCATGAAGCCAAAAAACGCAGGGCTGATGTGGTTACTACTGCCTGTTCTTTATGCCAGTTCAACCTTGAGTGTTACCAAGATGATATGAATAAAAAATTTAAAACAGATCTTAAAATTGATGTAATTTATTTTACACAGTTACTTGGTATTGCTTTGGGTATAGATCCTGACAAGCTGGGAATACACAGGCTGTTTGTACAGCCCGAAGATATTTATAAAATACTGGAAGGAGGTAACCGCGTTTATGTCTGA
- a CDS encoding 4Fe-4S dicluster domain-containing protein, translating to MDRSIFAESFALDNAAKDIVEIRRRIKYESELDKSFRNKIAESAHGEQLFSCIQCGTCSAACPVSHYMDYTPRKIIQMVREGFKEEVLTSSTVWLCASCYACTVECPKGIKITDVMYALKREAIASNVYPKKSPASILANNFFQQVLNNGRNSEGPLLMKIYLKTNPLMLFKNMILGFKLWKRGRISVKTERIKDKKALKKLLESVEENKRSNAAELPAGMKGAAV from the coding sequence ATGGATAGATCCATATTTGCCGAATCCTTTGCACTGGATAATGCAGCTAAAGATATTGTTGAAATACGCAGAAGAATTAAGTACGAAAGTGAGCTAGATAAGAGCTTCAGAAATAAGATCGCAGAATCAGCACATGGTGAGCAGTTGTTCAGCTGTATTCAGTGCGGCACATGCTCTGCAGCATGCCCCGTAAGCCATTACATGGATTATACTCCCAGGAAAATAATCCAGATGGTAAGGGAAGGATTCAAAGAAGAAGTTTTAACATCATCAACAGTATGGCTGTGCGCCTCATGCTATGCATGCACTGTTGAGTGCCCCAAAGGCATAAAGATAACCGATGTAATGTATGCCCTCAAAAGAGAGGCGATTGCAAGTAATGTATATCCTAAAAAATCCCCTGCATCAATTTTAGCAAACAATTTCTTTCAGCAGGTATTAAACAACGGCAGGAACAGTGAAGGTCCGCTGCTGATGAAAATTTATCTGAAAACCAATCCTTTAATGCTGTTTAAAAATATGATACTGGGCTTTAAGCTCTGGAAGCGGGGAAGGATATCTGTTAAAACAGAAAGGATCAAAGATAAAAAAGCACTTAAGAAGCTGCTTGAAAGTGTAGAAGAAAACAAGAGATCAAATGCAGCAGAGCTTCCTGCAGGTATGAAAGGAGCTGCTGTATGA
- a CDS encoding hydrogenase maturation protease produces MDKILVIGYGNSLAGDDALGFYTVSELLGTVMPENTSVKYIHQLMPEHSLDFTNYDKLIFIDAEASLIPGELKYRKILMEDLKNTAVTAHEFTLDTILLMGYWLYGKMPEIHLLTVTGTNFETGENITPAVKSRIPEVIDMIFSIINQNEAAVTGAML; encoded by the coding sequence TTGGATAAAATACTTGTAATAGGTTACGGCAACTCTTTAGCAGGTGATGATGCACTGGGTTTTTATACAGTAAGCGAGCTGCTGGGAACGGTAATGCCTGAAAATACCAGCGTGAAATATATCCACCAGCTTATGCCTGAACATTCCCTGGATTTTACAAATTATGATAAGCTGATCTTTATTGATGCTGAAGCATCATTGATTCCGGGAGAGTTAAAATACAGGAAAATCTTGATGGAAGACCTCAAAAATACGGCGGTTACGGCACATGAATTCACACTGGATACCATTCTTTTAATGGGGTACTGGCTTTACGGTAAAATGCCTGAAATTCACCTGCTGACTGTAACCGGCACCAATTTTGAAACCGGCGAAAATATCACTCCCGCTGTAAAAAGCAGGATACCGGAAGTAATTGATATGATATTTTCAATTATTAATCAAAATGAAGCAGCCGTTACAGGGGCAATGCTGTAA
- a CDS encoding Ni/Fe hydrogenase subunit alpha, translating into MYKTITIDPITRIEGHSKITIHLDDEGKVADARFHVTQFRGFEKFCEGRPFYEMPSLMARTCGICPVSHLIAGAKACDDILAVRLPDAAIMLRRIINLAQIIQSHALSFFYLSSPDIVLGLDSPVADRNLAGIVKSNPELAKNGILLRKFGQKIIELLGGKRIHPSWVIAGGVSTQLTEDQRKTMLESIPEALKAIQWTLDTVKPLLETFREEMRTFGNFPSLFMGLVNENNELEHYSGKLRIVDSVGNIIADKLDPQKYYEYIEEKVEPWTYMKFPYYKPLGYPEGTYRVGPLARLNIIDRCGTPLADQEWAEFRDLERGAVLSSFHYHFARLIEILYGIEKIKMLLDDEKILSSHYRAFAEPNNFEGVGVSEAPRGTLMHHYKINEQGLITWSNMIIATGHNNHAMNKGILQAAKHFIKHDKLNEGMTNRVEAVIRCYDPCLSCSTHAVGKMPMKIQLFNSSNEKIDEMVRN; encoded by the coding sequence ATGTATAAAACAATAACAATAGACCCGATAACCAGAATTGAAGGTCATTCAAAAATAACTATTCATCTTGATGATGAAGGCAAAGTTGCAGATGCAAGATTCCATGTAACACAGTTCCGCGGTTTTGAAAAATTCTGCGAAGGAAGGCCGTTTTATGAAATGCCTTCATTGATGGCGAGAACCTGCGGCATATGCCCGGTGAGCCATCTGATAGCCGGTGCCAAAGCCTGCGATGATATACTGGCCGTAAGGCTTCCTGATGCTGCAATTATGCTGAGAAGGATCATTAATCTTGCGCAGATTATCCAGTCACATGCTCTCAGCTTCTTTTATCTTTCTTCGCCTGATATAGTTCTTGGGCTTGATTCACCGGTTGCCGATAGAAACCTGGCAGGTATTGTAAAATCCAACCCGGAGCTTGCTAAAAACGGTATATTGCTCCGTAAATTCGGGCAGAAAATTATTGAGCTGCTCGGCGGAAAAAGAATTCATCCTTCATGGGTAATTGCAGGCGGCGTAAGCACACAGCTGACTGAAGACCAGCGAAAAACAATGCTTGAGTCGATTCCGGAAGCACTGAAGGCAATTCAATGGACACTTGATACTGTTAAGCCGCTTCTTGAAACATTCAGGGAAGAAATGAGAACTTTCGGTAATTTCCCCTCGCTTTTCATGGGTTTGGTAAATGAAAATAATGAGCTTGAGCATTACAGCGGAAAATTAAGGATCGTTGACAGTGTAGGAAATATTATTGCCGATAAGCTGGACCCTCAAAAATATTATGAATACATTGAAGAAAAAGTCGAGCCATGGACATACATGAAATTCCCTTATTATAAACCGCTTGGCTATCCCGAAGGTACTTACAGGGTAGGACCGCTTGCAAGGCTTAATATAATTGACAGGTGCGGTACCCCGCTTGCTGACCAGGAGTGGGCAGAATTCCGTGACCTGGAGCGCGGTGCAGTTTTAAGCTCTTTCCACTATCATTTTGCAAGGCTTATAGAAATACTTTACGGAATTGAAAAAATAAAAATGCTGCTGGATGACGAAAAGATATTGAGCTCTCATTACCGTGCATTTGCTGAGCCCAATAATTTTGAAGGAGTAGGCGTAAGTGAAGCTCCCAGGGGAACGTTAATGCATCATTATAAAATTAATGAACAGGGACTTATAACATGGTCTAATATGATAATTGCAACCGGTCACAATAACCATGCAATGAATAAGGGCATACTGCAGGCTGCAAAACATTTTATTAAGCATGATAAGCTGAACGAAGGTATGACCAACCGTGTGGAAGCTGTAATAAGATGTTATGACCCCTGTCTAAGCTGTTCAACTCATGCTGTTGGCAAAATGCCTATGAAGATACAGCTTTTTAACAGCAGCAATGAAAAAATTGATGAGATGGTAAGGAACTGA
- a CDS encoding NADP oxidoreductase encodes MSKVSEDIINNKADDNTTSAKVKAATVWLDGCSGCHMSFLDMDERIIELLQKVDLCYSPLVDHKDFPDMVDLTLVEGAVSSHEDLEKIKKVREHTKILVSLGDCAVTANVPSMRNPFGVKAIMNHAYVETAVTKDIIPNEVVPELFEYSRPVHNFVKVDLFLQGCPPPADAIYFLLTELLEGRMPDLTKVSRLGK; translated from the coding sequence ATGAGCAAAGTTAGTGAAGATATTATAAACAATAAGGCGGATGATAATACAACATCAGCTAAAGTAAAAGCTGCAACAGTATGGCTTGATGGCTGCTCTGGCTGCCACATGTCTTTCCTGGATATGGATGAAAGGATCATAGAGCTGCTGCAAAAAGTAGACTTATGTTATTCTCCGCTGGTTGATCACAAGGATTTTCCTGATATGGTGGATCTAACCCTGGTTGAAGGTGCAGTCAGCAGCCATGAAGATCTGGAGAAGATTAAAAAGGTTCGTGAACACACCAAAATACTGGTTTCACTCGGAGATTGCGCTGTTACAGCTAATGTTCCTTCCATGAGGAACCCCTTCGGTGTAAAGGCTATTATGAACCATGCTTATGTAGAAACTGCAGTAACAAAAGATATCATACCTAATGAAGTTGTTCCTGAGCTGTTTGAGTATTCCAGGCCGGTGCATAATTTTGTGAAGGTGGATCTTTTTCTGCAGGGCTGCCCGCCGCCTGCGGATGCGATCTACTTTTTATTAACGGAATTACTCGAAGGAAGAATGCCCGATCTTACAAAAGTATCAAGGCTTGGTAAATAG
- the hoxU gene encoding bidirectional hydrogenase complex protein HoxU: MVTPGKKVKTFTIDGKDVSGTEDQTVIEVCRENNIEIPTLCHLDGLTEVGACRLCLVEIKGSNKLLPACVTKVAEGMEVLTASDRLKNYRIKILELFFSERNHICSVCVSNGICELQNLGQKLGMTHVHYPYLFPKVNVDASHERFVLDHNRCILCTRCVRVCDEIEGAHTWDIMGRGIESMVITDLNKPWGDSDSCTSCGKCIAVCPTGALVEKYKNAVDKTSKYKKDKLKFLPYLTTMREVKNEQS; the protein is encoded by the coding sequence ATGGTAACACCCGGAAAAAAAGTAAAAACATTTACAATAGACGGCAAAGATGTAAGCGGCACCGAAGACCAGACAGTTATTGAAGTTTGCCGTGAAAACAATATTGAAATTCCCACTTTGTGCCACCTTGACGGCTTAACTGAAGTTGGCGCCTGCAGGCTGTGCCTTGTTGAAATTAAAGGCTCAAATAAGCTTCTGCCGGCATGTGTAACAAAGGTTGCTGAAGGAATGGAAGTATTAACCGCCAGCGACAGGCTTAAAAATTACAGGATAAAGATTCTCGAGCTGTTTTTTTCTGAAAGAAACCATATTTGTTCGGTTTGTGTATCCAACGGTATCTGTGAGCTACAGAATCTTGGGCAGAAGCTTGGTATGACTCATGTACATTATCCGTACCTATTCCCTAAAGTTAATGTGGATGCTTCGCATGAAAGATTTGTATTAGATCATAACAGGTGTATATTATGCACAAGGTGTGTAAGAGTATGTGATGAAATAGAAGGCGCTCATACATGGGATATTATGGGCAGGGGAATAGAATCCATGGTAATTACTGACCTGAATAAACCATGGGGTGATTCTGATTCTTGCACAAGCTGCGGTAAATGTATTGCGGTGTGCCCTACCGGTGCTCTTGTTGAAAAGTATAAAAATGCTGTCGATAAAACATCTAAATATAAAAAAGATAAGTTAAAATTCCTTCCTTACCTAACAACTATGAGAGAGGTTAAAAATGAGCAAAGTTAG
- the nuoF gene encoding NADH-quinone oxidoreductase subunit NuoF, with the protein MIIEELIEYAEKLNLREKKGKHEIKVCSAAGCLSLKSEAVTEELRKKIAELGLEEECSIKPVGCLGLCSKGPLVTIDKDNKVYQEVKAEQASEIIEKLKIEPEKESDHFFTRQQKIVLENSGQVDPEKIQDYILRDGYKALHEVLELTPQEVIDEITLSGLRGRGGAGYPTGLKWSTVAKTGKVKKYVICNADEGDPGAFMDRSVLEGDPHRVLEGMAIAAYAVGADEGYIYCRAEYPLAIKRLKNAIKQAERAGVMGKNIFGTTFTFTVDLRIGAGAFVCGEETALIASIEGKRGQPRPRPPYPAEVGLWGSPTLINNVETYANIAPIIRNGGEWYSAIGTEKSKGTKVFALAGKIQNTGLIEVPMGISLREVIFDIGGGIPDGKKFKAVQTGGPSGGCIPEQFLDNPIDYESLSKLGSIMGSGGMIIMDETSCMVDVAKYFLDFTKDESCGKCVPCRVGTVQLYNILDRISKGEGTMEDLYELEDLCDLVKNTSLCGLGQAAPNPVLSTLQYFRDEYVAHIIDKKCPAGVCKIHEHAGKKKSEVME; encoded by the coding sequence ATGATAATTGAAGAACTTATAGAATATGCCGAAAAGCTGAACCTGCGTGAAAAAAAGGGCAAGCATGAAATAAAGGTTTGTTCTGCTGCAGGCTGTTTATCGTTAAAAAGCGAAGCTGTTACAGAAGAGCTTAGAAAAAAGATAGCTGAGCTTGGGCTTGAAGAAGAATGCTCAATTAAACCTGTAGGCTGCCTGGGCTTATGCAGTAAAGGTCCGCTTGTTACAATTGATAAAGATAATAAGGTATACCAGGAAGTTAAAGCTGAGCAGGCTTCTGAAATTATAGAAAAATTAAAAATTGAACCTGAAAAGGAATCAGATCATTTCTTTACCCGTCAGCAAAAAATAGTTCTTGAAAACAGCGGACAGGTTGACCCGGAAAAAATACAGGATTATATATTAAGAGACGGATATAAAGCTCTTCATGAAGTACTCGAGCTTACCCCGCAGGAAGTTATTGATGAAATCACTTTAAGCGGCTTAAGAGGAAGAGGCGGTGCAGGTTATCCAACCGGATTGAAATGGAGCACTGTAGCAAAGACAGGTAAAGTTAAAAAGTATGTTATCTGCAACGCTGATGAAGGTGATCCGGGCGCATTTATGGATAGAAGCGTTCTTGAAGGAGATCCGCACAGGGTACTTGAAGGAATGGCAATAGCCGCTTATGCTGTAGGTGCTGATGAAGGATATATTTATTGCAGGGCAGAATACCCGCTTGCCATCAAGAGATTAAAAAATGCCATCAAACAGGCAGAGCGTGCCGGTGTAATGGGTAAAAATATTTTCGGCACTACCTTTACTTTTACCGTTGATCTGAGAATAGGAGCAGGAGCATTTGTATGCGGAGAGGAAACTGCGCTTATCGCTTCCATTGAAGGCAAACGCGGGCAGCCCAGGCCGCGCCCTCCGTATCCAGCCGAAGTAGGGCTTTGGGGCTCACCTACTTTAATTAATAATGTTGAAACATATGCTAACATTGCGCCAATTATCCGCAATGGCGGTGAATGGTATTCTGCTATTGGTACAGAAAAGAGCAAGGGCACGAAAGTTTTTGCGCTTGCAGGCAAGATACAAAACACCGGACTTATTGAAGTACCTATGGGTATTTCGCTCCGCGAAGTGATATTTGATATCGGAGGCGGAATCCCTGATGGTAAAAAATTCAAAGCAGTACAAACAGGCGGACCTTCAGGCGGATGCATTCCAGAGCAGTTCCTAGATAATCCCATCGATTACGAATCATTGAGCAAGCTTGGTTCGATCATGGGTTCCGGCGGTATGATCATAATGGATGAAACCTCCTGTATGGTGGATGTTGCGAAGTATTTTCTTGATTTCACTAAAGATGAATCATGCGGAAAGTGCGTACCCTGCAGAGTTGGTACAGTACAGCTCTATAATATCCTTGACCGTATTTCAAAAGGTGAAGGTACTATGGAAGATCTCTATGAGCTGGAAGATCTTTGTGACCTGGTAAAAAATACCAGCTTATGCGGACTTGGACAGGCAGCACCCAACCCGGTTTTAAGTACGCTGCAGTATTTCAGAGATGAATATGTTGCCCATATTATTGATAAAAAATGTCCGGCCGGTGTATGTAAAATTCACGAACATGCCGGAAAAAAGAAAAGTGAGGTGATGGAATAA
- the hoxE gene encoding bidirectional hydrogenase complex protein HoxE → MLIKKIVLPSDDNRWKLINATMKRHGYQPNCLIETLHTVQETFGYLDEVSLKFVAFALKVPLSSVYGVATFYNFFNLKPQGKHTCVVCLGTACYIKGTNDIAERIKKEYSLAMGKTTEDGMLSLLSARCLGACGIAPAVVIDGEVHGNLTTEQTINTLRSLTNDN, encoded by the coding sequence ATGTTAATTAAGAAAATAGTTCTGCCATCAGATGATAATCGCTGGAAGTTAATTAATGCTACTATGAAACGTCATGGATACCAGCCTAACTGTTTGATAGAAACACTACATACAGTACAGGAAACATTCGGCTATCTTGATGAAGTATCATTAAAATTTGTAGCATTTGCTTTAAAGGTCCCATTAAGCTCGGTTTATGGAGTCGCAACATTTTATAATTTCTTTAATCTTAAGCCGCAGGGTAAACATACCTGTGTTGTATGCCTGGGTACAGCCTGCTATATAAAAGGCACCAATGATATTGCCGAAAGAATAAAGAAGGAATACAGCCTGGCAATGGGAAAGACTACCGAAGACGGAATGTTATCCCTGCTATCGGCCAGATGCCTTGGAGCATGCGGCATAGCCCCGGCTGTAGTTATTGACGGAGAAGTTCACGGGAATTTAACAACAGAGCAAACTATCAATACATTAAGGAGCCTGACAAATGATAATTGA